In one Diprion similis isolate iyDipSimi1 chromosome 6, iyDipSimi1.1, whole genome shotgun sequence genomic region, the following are encoded:
- the LOC124407037 gene encoding acidic leucine-rich nuclear phosphoprotein 32 family member B, with protein MSTKENNDVAVEKVIDNNDKSSGDAKCEIKGTKRPAEDKSEEVKKQKKEENGDGDVEEEDVDDEVDADEEEVDGDGDDDDDEDDVPEGEDDLVEDEDEEDDDAEGEVEGDGDDDDDDV; from the exons ATGAGTACCAAGGAGAATAACGACGTTGCCGTCGAGAAGGTGATTGATAATAACGACAAGAGCTCAGGTGACGCGAAATGCGAAATCAAGGGAACGAAAAGGCCGGCTGAG gaTAAGAGCGAAGAagtaaagaaacagaaaaaggaagaaaacggAGATGGCGATGTTGAGGAGGAGGACGTTGATGACGAAGTTGACGCCGATGAGGAGGAAGTTGATGGGGATGgagacgatgacgacgacgaagatGATGTCCCCGAAGGCGAGGATGATCTTGTTGAAGATGAAG ACGAGGAAGACGACGATGCGGAGGGAGAAGTAGAGGGTGACggcgatgacgatgacgacgacgtaTAA
- the LOC124407035 gene encoding WASH complex subunit 3, whose translation MNDYGIPIIEPTVDFTKVPAIHQKRTITFVNHFIIHTVTFLNKFALSCEEKLFEFENKLQKVEASLGILESRLASIPEIDFPTKTDSPPTTESNNQEVKLMEQDQPDVVEEVKAESTDEKDQISNTQPISKDPRYAKFFKMVQFGVPAQAVKLKMKQEGLDPLLLDNPDQLVPITEIIETNTTTDEDDA comes from the exons ATGAACGATTACGGGATTCCGATAATCGAACCTACCGTTGACTTTACTAAG GTCCCGGCGATTCATCAGAAAAGAACTATCACATTCGttaatcattttattatacatacagtaACGTTTTTAAACAAGTTCGCTCTGTCTTGCGAGGAAAAACTGTTCGAGTTTGagaataaattgcaaaaagtAGAAGCGTCACTAGGAATCCTTGAATCTAGG CTTGCGTCAATACCAGAAATTGACTTTCCAACAAAGACTGACTCTCCACCAACCACTGAATCAAACAATCAAGAAGTGAAATTGATGGAACAAGATCAACCAGATGTGGTTGAAGAGGTGAAAGCTGAATCCACTGATGAAAAAGATCAAATTAGTAACACACAACCTATCAGTAAAGATCCTCgatatgcaaaattttttaaaatggttCAGTTTGGCGTACCCGCGCAGGCtgtcaaattgaaaatgaaacaagagGGTCTAGATCCACTTTTGCTAGA TAATCCGGATCAGCTGGTTCCAATAAcggaaataattgaaacaaatacAACTACCGATGAGGATGATGCTTGA
- the LOC124406576 gene encoding serine/threonine-protein kinase 33-like, with protein sequence MLHHATTFRVNEIFRLNLQMGLVTRRTVERLDTIITVVKLSTPLRGKKIKLMFQKHSSTHSTKLKERDLIHKRITDLAELQRIYEFGEILGKGSFGTVVKASHKGTGINWAVKIINKSQAGASRIMLVEREIHILKLVNHPNIILLDRVFESPKAIYLIFELCTGSLAKTFKAKKRFEEKETLTVIRSLAGALSYLHKNDIVHRDLKLENILIAANPQNPDDDLHIKVTDFGLSAVRGGTGYETMLHDCCGTLTYMAPEMIATKSYSQQCDVWSMGIIMYVLLVGKFPFYSTNDQHLHLLVKTQELDFSGLPCSEGAKHLLSKMLQKNPAFRVTAAEVENHPWIAVSMNQYVNVYRNASKGNHSMLQAHSSNVLDMMRMWRTEMMRNSSQQKIAPQLRIVHRKRRIKEIQTRPKRVLKRSILRASFLPCTMSHLAWLQGEGLRE encoded by the exons ATGCTGCACCACGCAACAACCTTCAGAGTCAacgaaattttccgtctcAATTTACAGATGGGGCTGGTGACcagacg TACGGTCGAAAGATTGGACACTATAATCACTGTTGTCAAATTATCAACACC GTTACGGGGTAAAAAGATCAAACTTATGTTTCAAAAACATTCATCAACGCACTCGACTAAATTGAAAGAGCGAGATTTGATCCATAAAAGAATTACGGACCTCGCTGAATTGCAGAGGATCTACGAGTTCGGTGAGATTTTAGGGAAAGGAAGCTTCGGTACTGTCGTTAAAGCGAGTCACAAAGGAACGGGGATTAATTGGGCGGTTAAAATTATCAATAAGTCTCAA GCTGGTGCCTCCAGAATAATGCTCGTCGAACGGGAAATCCATATTCTAAAATTGGTCAATCATCCGAACATAATCCTCCTCGACCGAGTCTTCGAATCACCgaag gcaatttatttaatattcgaGCTTTGCACGGGGTCGTTAGCAAAGACTTTTAAAGCGAAGAAACGCTTCGAAGAAAAGGAAACATTAACCGTTATTCGTAGCTTGGCTGGTGCTCTTTCCTACTTACACAAAAACG ACATCGTTCATCGTGATCTGAAGTTGGAAAATATTCTGATCGCTGCGAATCCGCAAAATCCGGACGACGATTTACATATAAAAGTAACGGACTTTGGACTTAGTGCGGTGCGGGGTGGTACGGGATACGAAACCATGTTGCATGATTGTTGCGGCACGCTTACTTACATGG CGCCAGAAATGATAGCCACTAAATCTTATAGCCAGCAGTGCGACGTTTGGTCCATGGGAATTATAATGTACGTCCTGCTGGTTGGGAAGTTTCCATTTTACTCTACGAACGATCAGCACCTTCATTTGCTCGTTAAAACACAAGAGCTTGACTTTTCGG GTTTACCTTGCTCAGAAGGAGCAAAGCATTTGCTGAGCAAAATGCTTCAGAAGAATCCGGCGTTTCGCGTTACCGCAGCTGAGGTTGAAAATCACCCCTGGATAGCCGTAAGCATGAACCAATACGTAAACGTTTATCGCAATGCATCAAAG GGTAATCATTCGATGCTCCAAGCTCACTCTTCGAACGTTCTTGACATGATGAGAATGTGGAGGACGGAAATGATG CGAAATTCATCGCAGCAGAAAATTGCGCCGCAATTAAGAATTGTTCACAGGAAACGCCGGATCAAGGAAATTCAAACAAGACCGAAGAGAGTTCTCAAGCGGTCAATTCTGCGCGCTTCATTCCTGCCGTGCACGATGAGCCACCTCGCTTGGCTGCAGGGCGAAGGTCTTCGAGAATGA
- the LOC124407028 gene encoding transportin-3: MDSSPSLETVYQAVFSLYNNPNPAEKEKASVWLGELQSSVFAWKVADEMLQQKRDVESCYFAAQTMRTKIQLSFHELPAEAHNSLRDSLMNHISQINEHTSNVIVTQLCLALADLTLQMCSWQKPVVDLINRFGGATASLWPLLEVMTVLPEEVNSRSLRLGANRRQHIIMDLNASADTVTEFLKVCLENCGDNAQIQVRILRCFTSWVAVHAISLQAVGTSDVVAYAFQVLGNHMTGSQLHEVATDCVCVLLQSLKDEGCTNHSQSNGEIEMQLQQLQLCVFTSVMNLEQPYHLSVAHEDMEKSVNYCRIFTELAESFLDTMVNGCLEGKQHYSVKILDLVLTCVGHHDYEVAEITFNLWYRLSEDLYQRNSDDLNTTFRPHFERLVGALCRHCQMEPDHLGLVEEGGGGEDFADFRGRVSELIKDVVFVVGSSHCFRQMFTALTGAIGPQGQQQTPTWDSSEAALFVMQAVAKNILPEENDVVPKVVEAILNLPENTHIAVRHTSILLLGELCEWIERHPQSLEPVLNFLLACLSQRGLGGAASGALQSICAACPKHMAGHFPGLLQIARSLDSFAITNDAAIGLLKGVSMILATLPRDEIGPAMKELCWIQARPLCQLIESRGIPIERGTKADPVVWLDRLAAIFRHTNPRIDNPVEPHPCQSVITEMWPVLSNACHTYQQDSRLMERCCRCLRFAVRCVGRHSSHLLEPLVKQIVELYSSHQHSCFLYLGSILVDEYATDADCVSGLLRMLEAFVGPAFAILQRPDGLKNHPDTVDDLFRLCARFLQRAPVAFLHLAVLGNVVECALLACSLDHRDANASVMKFFYDLIHSGRNHESQPDFEIRKQLVRGIVNDKGQTLVARLIHASVFSLHSYMLSDVAEVIIELALVDRELVSRWLEEAIKAMPTQNAGGSPTTTPAQLLEFHNAVMRADTPKTVSHALRNFARLFR; this comes from the exons atggaTTCATCGCCTTCCTTGGAAACTGTCTATCAGGCTGTGTTTTCCCTTTACAACAACCCAAACCCAGCCGAGAAGGAAAAGGCCTCGGTATGGCTGGGGGAGCTACAAAGTTCC GTGTTTGCATGGAAAGTAGCGGACGAAATGTTGCAGCAAAAACGAGATGTAGAATCTTGTTACTTTGCTGCACAGACCATGCGTACAAAGATACAATTATCATTTCACGAACTGCCTGCAGAGGCTCACAATTCGTTGAGGGACTCTTTGATGAATCACATATCTCAGATAAACGAGCACACCAGCAACGTCATCGTTACACAG CTATGCTTAGCACTTGCAGATCTCACTCTGCAAATGTGCTCATGGCAAAAGCCAGTCGTTGATTTAATCAACAGGTTTGGCGGTGCCACAGCTAGCTTATGGCCACTCTTAGAAGTTATGACGGTCTTACCGGAAGAAGTCAACTCCAGATCTCTCAG ATTAGGTGCTAACCGGCGTCAGCATATTATCATGGACCTTAATGCTAGTGCCGATACGGTTACAGAGTTCTTG AAAGTTTGCTTAGAAAACTGTGGGGACAATGCACAAATTCAGGTCAGGATCCTTCGATGCTTTACCAGCTGGGTAGCAGTTCATGCGATATCCCTTCAAGCTGTCGGAACCAGCGACGTTGTGGCGTACGCTTTCCAG GTGCTCGGTAACCACATGACAGGATCACAGCTACATGAAGTAGCCACAGATTGTGTCTGTGTTTTGCTGCAGTCATTGAAAGACGAAGGCTGCACGAATCATAGCCAAAGTAACGGCGAGATAGAAATGCAACTGCAGCAGCTTCAACTGTGTGTCTTCACTAGCGTGATGAATCTTGAACAGCCGTATCACTTATCTGTCGCCCATGAAGATATGGAGAA ATCCGTGAATTACTGTCGTATCTTCACGGAACTCGCTGAGTCTTTCTTAGACACAATGGTTAACGGTTGCCTGGAAGGCAAGCAACATTATTCAGTGAAGATACTTGATCTAGTACTCACCTGTGTGGGGCATCACGACTACGAG GTCGCAGAGATCACTTTCAACTTGTGGTACAGACTGTCAGAAGATCTTTATCAACGAAATAGCGACGATCTTAACACCACTTTTAGACCCCACTTTGAACGACTTGTGGGAGCATTATGCAGGCATTGCCAAATGGAACCAGATCAC tTGGGTCTTGTCGAGGAAGGTGGAGGCGGCGAGGACTTTGCCGATTTCCGAGGCCGTGTGTCCGAGCTAATCAAGGATGTAGTATTTGTTGTGGGCAGCAGTCACTGTTTTCGTCAAATGTTCACGGCCTTAACAGGTGCTATAGGGCCACAGGGCCAACAACAAACTCCAACTTGGGACTCAAGTGAAGCAGCACTTTTTGTAATGCAAGCTGTTGCCAAGAATATCTTACC AGAAGAAAATGACGTGGTACCAAAAGTTGTTGAAGCAATTTTGAATCTACCCGAGAATACGCACATAGCTGTACGACACACTAGCATTTTGTTATTAGGAGAACTTTGTGAGTGGATAGAGAGGCACCCCCAGTCCTTGG AGCCGGTCTTGAACTTCCTTCTGGCATGTCTGAGCCAAAGAGGTTTGGGTGGTGCTGCCTCTGGGGCACTGCAAAGCATTTGTGCCGCTTGTCCTAAGCACATGGCTGGACATTTTCCAGGGCTTCTACAGATTGCACGATCTCTAGACAGTTTTGCGATCACCAATGATGCTGCAATTGGGTTGCTGAAGG GTGTTTCTATGATTCTGGCTACATTGCCTCGCGATGAAATTGGCCCAGCAATGAAAGAGCTGTGTTGGATTCAGGCTCGACCATTGTGTCAGCTCATTGAATCGAGAGGAATTCCTATTGAGAGAGGAACCAAAGCAGATCCAGTTGTGTGGTTGGATAGATTGGCAGCTATCTTCAGGCATACGAATCCTCGCATCGATAACCCAGTCGAACCTCATCCCTGTCAAAGTGTCATCACTGAG ATGTGGCCTGTACTGTCAAACGCTTGTCATACGTATCAACAAGATTCCAGACTGATGGAAAGGTGCTGTCGTTGCCTCAGATTTGCTGTAAGATGTGTTGGCAGGCATTCGTCTCACCTTCTTGAGCCTCTTGTCAAACAG ATCGTAGAACTGTACAGTAGTCATCAGCATAGTTGTTTCCTGTACCTTGGTTCAATTCTCGTTGACGAGTATGCGACAGACGCAGATTGTGTATCTGGGTTACTGCGTATGCTTGAAGCTTTCGTTGGTCCTGCCTTTGCAATCCTCCAGCGACCTGATGGATTGAAAAATCATCCAGATACTGTGGACGATTTGTTTCGCCTGTGTGCTAG GTTTCTGCAGAGAGCTCCAGTAGCATTTTTACACCTAGCGGTTCTCGGAAATGTGGTTGAATGTGCTCTGCTAGCCTGCAGTCTCGATCATAGGGACGCCAACGCTTCTGTCATGAAGTTTTTCTACGACTTGATACATAGTGGTAGGAATCATGAG AGCCAACCTGATTTTGAGATACGGAAACAGCTGGTTCGAGGAATAGTTAATGATAAGGGACAGACTTTGGTAGCTCGACTCATCCATGCCTCCGTCTTTTCTCTACACTCGTACATGCTGTCCGACGTTGCCGAAGTCATCATTGAGCTTGCCCTTGTTGACAGAGAG TTGGTTTCAAGGTGGCTGGAGGAAGCAATAAAGGCGATGCCAACTCAAAATGCTGGCGGAAGTCCAACAACAACACCTGCTCAGCTTTTGGAATTTCACAACGCAGTAATGAG GGCAGACACTCCAAAAACGGTCTCGCATGCTCTACGGAACTTTGCCCGGCTATTTCGTTGA